In Mucilaginibacter auburnensis, the genomic stretch CTATTCGGGATATGTACCTATCAGTACAGATAACCGATTACCGGCTATTGGCACCCCGGTACCTATGATAAGGGAGAACAGGCTTTACCAGGCTGATTGGTTAGTGCGGCTATATGGTTTTAATGTGAACGAGTTGGTGGGCTTTGACCTGCCTAATCTGGATCTGGAAATTGACCCAAAACTGGGTTGGGCACTTCGCAATCTGCATCAGTTTCCGGTTGATGTAAATACGGCTGATCTGGCTTTGATAAAACGCATACCGGGAATAGGGTTATTGAGCGCGCAGAAAATAATTTCGGCCCGTAAATTCAAAAATCTGCAACCCGAAGATCTGCAAAAAATGGGCGTGGCTTACAACCGGGCTAAATTCTTTTTGGCTAAAAGCAGTCCGTTTGCTTTGCATAAAGATTATACTTCAGAACAGATAAGACAGCAAATACTTACGTTGCAAAATAGCAAGTATGTAGCTAATTTCTCACCGCAAATGGCGCTGTTTTAACTATGGCTACCTTAATTTACGACGGCACTTACCAAGGCTGGTTAACAGCGGTGTTTGATATTTATGAATATAAATTTGGCGATGTTTTTTTTAGCAAAGATGATGCACCTGCCGCGGTTCTTTTTGGTTCAACACATTTGGTAAAAACAGATGAAGTTAAAGCGAAAAGAGTATTGAACGGATTAATGCAGCGCTTATCTACAGACGCTGTTAAAAGTATTTATAAAACTTTTCTGTCTGAAATTGAAAGGGTAGAAGAAGTGATGTGGCGTTTTGTAAAATATGTTTTTGCTGTGCAGCATAATGTTGAAGAGGACTTGAGCAATAATGCTGTTCGGGACGTGCGGGAAGCCGCCAAGTTTGTACATCGCGAAACGCATCGTATGAAGGCCTTTGTTCGGTTTAAATTAACTAACGATGGTTTGTTTTATGCGATGGTAGAACCTGACTGCAATGTGTTACCATTGATTGTAAATCATTTCAAAAATCGCTATGCCGACCAACGCTGGCTGATCTACGATACCAAACGCCGTTATGGTATTTATTATGATTTGGAAGCTGTAAACAACGTTCAGTTGCAATTTTCGGAAGCAACGGGAAACTCAGACGCGTTAGCATCCATTCTTGATGAACGGGAGCTATTTTTTCAGGATATGTGGCGCAAGTATTTTGGCGCGGTAAATATAAAAGCCCGCAAAAATATGCGCCTCCATATTCAGCATATGCCTAAACGCTACTGGAAAAATTTGATAGAAAAAACTACCGGCGGCATATAAACGCCGCCGGTAATTTCTTAAAAATAATTTGCTTCTACATCTGCTAATAATCCCAATCCTTTAGGCTCCCAACCCAATGTTTGCTTTGTAAGCTCGCTGGATGCCAGGCAACTTATACCCGCAAAATGTGCCAGCCAACCAAAATGCGCGGTAACCCCATCTCCGGTTTTGCTAACCAGCGGCAGATTTAAGCCTTTAGCAACTGCTTTTGCAATCTCAATAAATGGTATTCCTTTATCACCAACAGGATGAAGCGTTTTTAAATCAGGCTTTTGCTCGATTATGAGGCGGTAAACCGCTGCTGCATCTGTACGATGAACGGCTGGCCAAACATTGCTGCCATCGCCAACATAAGCAGATGCTCCGTGTTCTCGGGCCATATTAATTACCATTGGCACAAAACCATGATCGCCGGCATCATGTACGCTTGCGGGCAATCTTACTACATACACATCAGTACCTTTTGCCGCAGCTTCATTTGCAGCTTCTTCGGAAGCGGCGCGGGGTATAACGTCAGCGCCGGCTGTCAAAGCATCCATTTCGGTTACTTCCCTGTTGTAATGCAAAATGCCAACACCTGATGTTACAACTAATGGTTTACTTGTCCCGGCCAAAGCATCAGCAAAAATGCCTATCACTTTTCTATCGGCTTCGCAGCTGGCCTTGTATTGCGTAAAATCATGGTTAAAGGCAGTATGGATCACGGCATCGCAGGTTTGAGCGCCTTTAGTGATGATATCCGAATCATTAACATCTCCCAATAAAGTCTCAGCACCTAAAGAGGCTACCATTTCCGCACCCTTTTCATTGCGCACCAGGCCTAATACCTGATGACCGTTATTAAGCAGTTCTTCAACTATTGCCGAGCCTACAAATCCGGAGGCTCCTGTTACAAATACTTTCATAAGTTTCAATTTATATTACAAAAGTGAATACTAACAAAAGCAAAAAAGAAGTCATTTGACGCTATTTTCAAATACGCTGCAACTGGGCCTGCCTAACGCGGTTAAGCGTTTTAAGTGATATGCCAAGGTAAGCTGCTATCATTTTTAAAGGTAGCCGTTGCAGCAGGTGAGGGGTGTTTTTCAGAAAGTCCTCGTACCGTTCTTCCGGACCCGCACTTAATATAGTGTGCAACCTGTTTCGCGTAGCTTGCACGTTTTCTGAAATAATATGGTCTGAGAATAACTTCAATGCAGGAACCGCTAACAGTAAATGATCAAAATCAGGCTTGGCCCACATCAATACCCGGCTATTTTCAACGGCGCTAATGTTGTATTTTGATGGCACCGTTTTGTTATAACTTTCTGCATCCAGCGTCCATGTATTTTCAGGAGCGAACTGAAGTATGTGTTCATGACCATCGGCGGTAAGGCTATACGTGCGAAGTAAACCTTTTGCAATAAAAGTTTTATGCCGGCAAATTGCTCCCTGCTCTAACAAAAACTCGCCTTTACGAAGTTGGCGAGGAACCGCGAGATCACAGATCAGTTTAACATCGCTATCACAGATCTGGCTATTATTTTGCAGGTAATCTTTTAAAACATCGGTCATTGATCAAAGTTAGTCATCCGTTTTCAAAAAGTTGCTGTATGATTACGAAAGTGCATTAACCATATTTATTATCATATTAATTAAAATATAAGGGTTTATTGCGGCCGGACTTAAAAACAATCAATGTACCATTATTGCTTAGCATTGCTGTATTGAAGCTATTCATCACACACCTTTTGTAAACTTTTTGTTGAAGTATTTGTTATAAATCCGTGTCATAAATAATAGTATGACTGAGTATTAACTAACAACAAGCTTATGAAAAATAAGATATTATTTGCCGCATTATTTGCAGCGGCAGCTTTAACACAAAGCTGTGTAAGTAAAAAACAATATGCTGCGCTTCAAACCAACTATGATAACCTGCAACAAAAGCAAAAGGATCTGGAAAAAAGCTACGATCTGACGCAACGGGAACTGGAAGGTTCACGAACCCGGGTTAAAAGTTTAGAAGAACAAATATCATCAGAACGTTCAAACCTTGCCTCTTTGCAAGACGCGCTAAATAAATGTTTAGCCGGCAACACACAAGGCGGTGCCAACATTGCCAAACTTGTTGATGAGATCAACTCGTCAAACAAATACATTAAACAGTTAATTTCTGCTAAAGGCAAAAGCGATTCGCTTAACATGGTTTTGACCAACAACTTAACCCGCTCGTTGAGCCGCGAAGAAATGCAGGGTGTTGATGTGCAGGTGCTTAAAGGCGTGGTTTATATATCATTATCCGATAACATGTTATATAAATCAGGTAGCTATGAAATATCAGATCAAGCGGGCAGTACGTTGAGCAAAATATCAAAAATCATTAAAGATTACTCAGACTATGATGTTTTGATAGAGGGTAATACAGACAACGTTCCTATCAAACAAACCAATATTCGTAACAATTGGGATTTGAGTGCTTTGCGCGCATCTTCAGTAGTGCAGACATTACAGAATACCTATGGCGTAGATCCCAAACGTTTAACGGCAGGTGGTCGTGGTGAGTATAATCCGATTGCTGATAATAGTACAGAAGCCGGTAAAATTAAAAACCGTCGTACGCAAATCATTATTACACCTAAGTTAGATCAGTTTATGGATCTGATTGGCAAAGCACCCGAAACTGCTAACAAGTAATTAATTTCGGTACAGCTGTTGAATAGCTTAACACGTAAATTTAAATATCTATGAAAGCACAGGATTTTAAAAACAACGGGAACAAGCAAGGCAACCCAACTGCCGACAGAGGTTTTAATAATCACCGTGAAGATCAAAAACAACGCGGTATAAGTAATTCAGGAGGGCAGCCGTCTTTTACAACATCAAGTAAAGACAGCGCTCACCAGCCTCCCAAAAAGAAAGATTGATCAACTACCATGTTGATATAAAAATGCCTTTCCAATAAATTGGAGAGGCATTTTTGTTTTTTTAACATGCATTAAAACTACTTCGTTTTCGTAAAAATACCACATCATGTTGCATGTTTTATTACGTCTTACATTACTTTTAAGTTTTTAACCAATTAGCCATGTTCAATAATACTAATGCTTTTAAGCGATCTTTTTTGCGCTACTTCCTGCTGGTCTTCACAGTAATTTATACCAACGTAACATTTGCTCAAACCGCTCAAAAAGGCTGGGTAGGCACGTGGGGTACTGCACGCCAGTTAGTTGAGCCCAATAATATGGCGCCAGCTCCCGGTTTGGCTAATAATACCATAAGGCAATTGGTAGCTGTTTCCATAGGCGGTAAAAAAATCCGACTTAAATTTTCAAACGAGTTTAGTAAAGCTGCCACTACCTTAAAGAAAGTACAAATAGCTGTTTCTAAAGGAGGTAGCGCTATTGATGAAAGTACTACTAAAACGCTAATGTTTAATGGTAAGGAGGAAGTTACCATGGAACCGGGTGTTGAAATAACTTCGGATGAGATTTCGTTCAAATTAACCCCACGAATGCAAGTGGCCATAACCATTGCATACGGTCAGGTTTCGGAAACTGTTACAGGACACCCGGGTTCGCGTACTACATCATATATATTACCTGGAAATCAAACAGGTGCCAATACTGATTACAGCGCTGCTGTAAAAACTGATCATTGGTACACTGTTATAGGCATTGATGTTCAAAATAAATCAAAAAAGGCCGGTGCTGTTGCCACATTTGGCGATTCGATAACCGATGGCAGGGGATCGGGCACCAATAAGCAAAACCGCTGGCCCGATATATTTTCAATGGAATTGTTAAAAGACAATGCTACTAAAGATGTTGGTGTGCTTAACATGGGCATTGGTGGTAATGCAGTGTTGAGGGGCGGCTTAGGTCCGTACGCGCTCAGTCGCTTTGAGCACGATGTATTGAACCAGGCAGGCATTAAATGGGTTATTATTTATGAAGGCGTAAATGACCTGGGTGGCAAGCGCGATAGCACAATGGCTTACAGAACCGCTTCTGATTTGATAGCCGCTTATGAAAAAATGATAGGCCAGGCACATGCTAAAGGTATTAAGGTGTATGGTGCTACCATTATGGCTTTTAAAGGTAACAGCTATTATAATAAACACAGTGAAGGTGCCCGCCAAAAAGTAAATGAGTGGATACGCAACAGTGGTAAGTTTGATGCTGTTATTGATTTTGATAAAACCCTGCGAGACCCTGCCGATCCTGAAATGTTGTTGGATTCTGCTCAATCTGGTGCTAATGATCATCTGCACCCTAATGAACAGGGGTATGTAATGATGGGTAAATCAATTGATCTGAATCTCTTTAAGTAGAAAAATTATACAATGATAACTCAGGCTCGCTTTTACCGGGCCTTTTTTATTTGTAGCTGCTTTTCTTAACAAATTTTAATCAATTGCTTATAAAGTTGTACTTTTCGCCCCACTAAATCAATACCGTTAAACTTTATGAGCGACCACAGAAAAACTACCGATGCCCTTGACTATCATGCCATGGGCAGGCCCGGCAAAATAGAAGTTATACCCACCAAGCCCACCCGTTCACAGCGCGATCTTACACTTGCTTATTCACCGGGTGTAGCCGAACCATGCTTGCGAATAGCGGAGAATGAGGAAGACGCTTATAAATACACCGCTAAAGGTAATTTAGTAGCTGTAATAAGTAACGGAACCGCTGTTTTAGGCTTGGGCGATATTGGCGCTCAGGCGGGTAAGCCTGTAATGGAAGGCAAGGGTTTATTGTTCAAAATATTTGCCGATATAGATGTTTTTGACCTCGAGCTGAACACAAAAAATATTGACGAATTTGTAAACACCGTAAAAATACTTGAACCTACTTTTGGCGGTATCAACCTGGAAGATATTAAGGCGCCTGAATGTTTTGAAATAGAAAGACGCTTAAAAGCCGAAATGAATATTCCTGTGATGCATGATGATCAACATGGCACCGCTATTATTTCATCTGCAGCATTGATCAATGCCTGCGAGTTGCAGGAGAAAGACATCAGCAAAGTAAAGATCATTATTAACGGTGCCGGAGCTGCCGCTATATCATGCGCGCGCCTTTATTTGAGCGTTGGCGCGCAGAAAGAGAATATTATTATGCTGGACAGAAAAGGAGTTATCCGTGCAGACAGGGAAGCGCTTGAGCCAATAAAAGCCGAATTTGCAACCGGTGCAGATCTGTATACTTTAGACCAAGCTGTTAAAGGAGCCGATGTATTTATTGGTTTATCAAGTGCCAACACATTTAGCCCTGAAATGCTGCTTTCAATGGCTGAACGTCCTATCGTTTTCGCCATGGCTAATCCTGATCCTGAAATAGCTTATGACCTTGCTGTGAGTACCCGCAAGGATGTGATCATGGCCACCGGACGTTCTGATTTCCCTAATCAGGTAAATAATGTATTGGGCTTTCCATTTATTTTTAGGGGAGCATTAGATGTAAGAGCGACTGCCATTAATGAGGAAATGAAGATCGCTGCTGTTTATGCCATTGCTGAACTGGTTAAGAAGCCCGTACCCGAATCGGTTACACAGGCTTATAATGTTAAGCACCTGGCATTCAGTAATGAATATATTATTCCAAAACCAATGGACCCAAGGCTGATCAGCACGGTTTCGCCTGCTGTGGCTAAAGCGGCTATTGCATCGGGTGTAGCACGTAAGGTTATAACTGATTGGAGTGCGTATGAAGAAGAACTCAACCAACGTTTGGGTGTGGAGAACGTTATGCTGCGCGCGCTCACTAACAAGGCTAAAGCAGCTCCTAAGCGTGTTGTGTTTGCAGAGGCTGATAATTATAAAATTTTAAAGGCGGCACAAATTGTAAAAGATGAAGGTACCGCCATTCCCATTCTTTTAGGTAACAAAGAGCAAATACAAAAGCTAATTACAGAAAACAACCTCGACCTGGAAGGCGTACAAATATTTGAACCTGCCTTAGAGACCGATAAGCTGAAACAGTACGCTGAGTTTTTATACAAGAAAAGACAGCGAAAGGGTATGAGTCGTAAACAGGCTAATAAGTTGATGTTAGACCGTAATTACTTTGGCGCATCTATGGTACAATTTGGGGATGCCGATGCGCTGATCTCGGGCATTACTATGGATTATGCTTTGACCATTAAACCCGCACTGCACATCATCGGCACAAAACCGGCGGTGAAAAGGGTGGCAGGTATTTACATGATGTTAACCAAACGCGGCCCTATATTTTTGGGCGATACCAGCGTAAATAAAGAGCCATCTGTTGACGAACTGGTTGATATTACTGTATTGGTAAATGATGCTGTAAAGAAGTTTAACGTTGAGCCTCGTATAGCCATGATATCCTACTCCAATTTTGGTTCAACTGATGGAACTATTCCTGAGAAAACAGCCGAAGTGGTGCGCATTATCAAAGAGCATCATCCGGAAATTTTAATTGACGGAGAAATGCAGGTGAATTTTGCGCTCAATCCAAAGCTACTTGCCGAAAATTTTGAATTTAGCGCTCTTACAGACGCTCCGGCTAATACGTTGGTATTCCCCAACCTTGAATCGGGTAACGTAGCATATAAGATATTGCAGGAGTTAGGAGAGGCAGAGGCGGTTGGACCAATATTATTAGGCTTGAATAAACCAGTGCACGTTTTGCAAATGGGTAGCACTGTACGCGAGATAGTTAATATGGTTAATATTGCAGTTATTGACGCGCAAGGCTGCTAATAAAGTCTTAGTAATTAGATATGAGGGATGACTATTTGCATAGTCATCCCTTTTTTGTAAAATTTCGAGTTTTTGTTGGTATTAAAGTTTAATTATGGAAGTTAATGTAGTTTTAATGTTGTTGGTGGTTGCAAAATTGATAAAATGAAACTTTTAAATACTTAATAATTTAGGATTTTTTATCATTTAATTGCGAATACTTAAATATAATGACATTTAAGTACTTTTTTACGTGTCTATTTTTGAAACATTTTAAAATTTTACATCTATTTAATTAAAATTTAATAAAAGTTACTATTTAAGTTGAAACATATATTTGTTTGTATATAAAATTTGTAATTTTAAGGCAGTAGCGAGTAAATATTTGCAAGTTATTTAATCAAGTTTTGAAAAATATTTAAATAATGTAAGGGAGAGCGATAAATGAGGGTTTCTGACGAGGAGCTTGTGAGATTAATGGCAGCCGATAACGAAAAGGCTTTTCAAATACTTTACAACAGGTATTGGGATAAGTTGCTTATAAGGGCTTACAGCATTTTAAAAGCGCATGAACTTGCCGAAGAAGTTGTTCAGGATTCATTCATTAATTTATGGAAAAAACGTCATACCATTACTATTAAACACACTTTCAATACTTACATTTCTGCTGTAGTTAAGTACGAGGTACTTAGAAAACTGGCCAAGCAACCAACAACCTTATATATGGAAGATATAGCTGTTGTAGCTATACATGATCATTCCACTCAAAACCGTCTTGATTTTGACGACCTCCATGCCCAAATAGAACAAACAGTTAAAGTGTTGCCAGATAAATGTCAACTGGTATTCCGTTTAAGCAGGGAAGAAGGTCTTACCGCCAAACAAATTTCAGATGCCTTACAGATCTCTCCAAAAACCGTTGAGGCGCATATTACAAAAGCTCTAAAAACACTTCGTGTGAGTTTAGGTAGCTTTTTTATGTAATTAGTCATATATTTTAGCTTATTTTCAAGAATTATAGATAATCGTTATAGATTATTTAATGATATGTATCTTTTTTTAATTTTTTTTAAAACAGGCTAAGGGTATTCGATACATTTCATACGCTATATAAGAAACACGAGCGTAATGCAGTATCTGTCTAAAGAGAAAATTCAGGAGTTGTCAGATAAATGGTTAAAAGGAACCATAACTGCTGATGAACTTGCTGTTTTAGAAGATTGGTACAACAGTCACCCTAATAAAGACATTAATTGGACGGCGGGTGATTGGGATGAAAAGCAACTTAAGGAAAGATTGTATTATAACATACAATCGCAACTTGCTGATGAGCTTACGCCGGCGAAATTCAATTACAAAAAAATCCTGTATTCAGCAGCTGCCATGGTTACCCTAGCTATTGGCGCTCTTTACTTATACTCGCGTAATGCAGTTGTTAAAGAACAGGAGTTAGCAGCCAATCCGGTTATCGTTAGTACCGGTAACTTAAATAAAGCTACGCTAACGCTTTCGGATGGGAGAATTGTTGAGTTAAATGGCGCTACAAATGGCATAATTGCATCCGATGCAGGTACCGACATACGCAAAACGGCCAATGGAGAAATATTATATAGCGCGGGGCATGATGAAGCAAAGTCAAACGCTGTTGCCTTTAATACTATCAGTACGCCAAAAGGGGGGCAGTTTCAAATATCATTACCTGACGGCAGCAAGGTATGGCTCAACGCGCTTAGTGCTGTAAAATTCCCCGCGGTATTTAAAGGCAAGGAAAGATTGGTTGAGCTTACCGGTGAAGCCTACTTTGAGGTAGCTAAGAACAGGGAAATGCCATTTAAAGTAAAAATGCCCGATGGTACTTTGGTAGAAGTATTGGGTACGCATTTCAATATAGCGGCCTATCCTGGAGACAAAAGCGTTGATGCCACCTTATTGGAAGGATCAATAGACATACAAAAGGGTAACATCAAAAAATTAATGGTTCCCGGTGAAATGGCTGAAGTGACTGATAAGATCCAGCTGCGTCATGTAAATGTTGAAGACGCGGTATCATGGAAAAACGGCTTGTTCAGATTTGATAACGCAAGCGTAAGCGCGGTAATGCGTGAAATGGAGCGATGGTACGGCGTAGAAGTTGTGTATAGTGACGGAATGCCTGATAACGAGATAACAGGTTATATTTCCCGCAATGCCAAACTTGAAGAGGTGTTGAAAATGCTTGAACTAAGCGATGTTAGAACTAAACAACAAGGAAACAAAATTATAGTATTGAAAAACTAAAGAAATCGAATACGATATGGGACCATAAATAATATGCACATATCTCAAATAAAAACCGGAGGTGTACCACCACCCCCGGCTATAAGATTGAGGGCAAAAACAAAAAACTTTCTAACGATCTAATATTTAACCCTAAACAATGCAAAACTATGCAATTAAATGCTACTTGCGAAAATGACCGTGTAAAATATTACATAAGCGTCAGCGACGTTTTAATACCCCGGATTTCCAGAGCGCGTCGCAATATCGCTCGAACAGAATTTACCCGAAAATTACTGTTACAAATGAAAATAATAACCTTACTGATGTTTTTAGGATTTTTAGAGGTACATGCCAGCACTTCTGCCCAAAATCTGACCATAAATCAGCATAACACTTCGCTTGAGAAAGTTTTTACTGAGATCAAAAAACAAACAGGCTATCTGTTTCTGTATAACCAGCAGTGGATCAAGCTATCGAAAAACGTTGATATCAATGTTAAAAACGCCCCGTTAACCGAGGTGCTTGATATTTGCTTTACCAACCAGCCGCTTACCTACAGCATAGTTGATAAAACTATAGTGCTTCAGATAAAGAAAAAAGCTTTCGCTGATTCACAACCCGTTGCCGCCCCCATTGCAATCAACGTTACAGGTGTTGTAAAAGACGGCAAAGGCGACCCTTTACCTGGTGTATCGGTAATGGTGAAAGGCACATCATTAGGCATTCAAACTGATATTGATGGTAAATACAAACTCACGGTTGCTGACGGTGATGCCATTTTGGTTTTCAAATTTATAGGCTTCAAAACCAAAGAGGTTAAAGTTGGTAGCCAACAGGTTCTGAACGTTACTTTAGAGGAAGCTACCAGTGAATTAAGTGAAGTGGTTGTTTCGGGCTATAGCGTTAAAAGCAGAGCCGAATTTACGGGTTCATCATCGCACATAGGTGCCAAGGCTTTAACTGAGCGCCCCGTTACCAGTTTTGACCAGGCGTTGGCCGGCCAGGCTGCAGGTGTAAAGATCACATCATCAAGCGGTTCATTGAACTCGCCTCCGGTTTTCAGGATCCGTGGTTCAAACTCAATCAGTTCAAGCTCTTATCCTTTAGTTATTATAGATGGGGTAACCGCGTTTACAGGCAACGTGGGTAACTCGGCCGAGAACAACCCGCTGTCAACCATCAACCCGGATGACATTGAGTCGGCAGAGGTATTGAAAGATGCCGCAGCAACAGCGCTTTATGGTTCTCGTGGTACAAATGGCGTTTTGGTGATCACTACTAAAAAGGGAAAGCAAGGAACCGCCAAAGTTAGCTATACCGGATTTGTTGGCATGAACAAAACACCTCGCTTGCCGAAGTTGCTTAGCGCAGAAGATTACGTTATGATAAAAAATGAATCTTTAGCCAATAACGGACTCGCACCGCAATTTTTTTTAGGAACAAATCCTGATGGCTCAACATTAAGAACGAAGTGGTATGACTATGTTTATCAAACAGGTATCTCGCATAACCACAACCTGAGTATTTCCGGAGGCAGCCCAACTACCCATTATTTCTTTTCAGGTAACTATTCAAATCAAACAGGTTTTTTGAAGAAAAATACTTTTGAGCGCGGTGGTACAAGGTTCAATATTGATCATAAACTGATGAAGAACGTAACCATCGGCGCAAACGTATCATATACTAATACTTTAAATAACAACCTTACCAGTGGTTTTGATAATGCATTCGGTTTAAATAACCTGGTGCGTATGTCAATGGTATTACCGCCAAACGTATCGCCGTTTAATCCTGACGGATCTTATAATACTAACGGAGCAGGTTTAGGTGCCGGCCCTAATGGTATTTTAACCGGCTACTACAACCCACTGCCGCAGTTGGAGCATGACAAGTTTACTTCTGAAAGCAAGTCCTTTATAGGAAATGTATTTTTGGAGTGGCAAATAGTAAAGGGTTTAACCGGAAAGATCAATTACGCCTTGAATGATCTGAACACCGTTAACATGGGCTTTAATAACCCATATCAGGCTGGTGGATTTGCGCCAAATGGTTCAGCCACCAACAGCAATGGGGTTAACAGGCGTTCAGACGTATTAGGTCAGCTTACTTACGACAAAACCTTTGGTAAGCATCACGTTAACGCGTTTGGTGTTTATCAGGAGATCTACACAAAAACCACATCATGGGGTGTTACCCGCCAAAACCTGAACGATAGATTTTATGAATCATTCTTTGGTAGCTACGCTACTGTTAGCGGTTCAACATCAAACTACACTGAAGTTGGTTTAAAATCATTTTTAGGTAGCTTCAGTTACGATTACGATAAAAAATATCTGTTTAGCGCAAGTATAAGAAGGGACGGATTTTCATCTTTAGC encodes the following:
- a CDS encoding TonB-dependent receptor, with amino-acid sequence MKIITLLMFLGFLEVHASTSAQNLTINQHNTSLEKVFTEIKKQTGYLFLYNQQWIKLSKNVDINVKNAPLTEVLDICFTNQPLTYSIVDKTIVLQIKKKAFADSQPVAAPIAINVTGVVKDGKGDPLPGVSVMVKGTSLGIQTDIDGKYKLTVADGDAILVFKFIGFKTKEVKVGSQQVLNVTLEEATSELSEVVVSGYSVKSRAEFTGSSSHIGAKALTERPVTSFDQALAGQAAGVKITSSSGSLNSPPVFRIRGSNSISSSSYPLVIIDGVTAFTGNVGNSAENNPLSTINPDDIESAEVLKDAAATALYGSRGTNGVLVITTKKGKQGTAKVSYTGFVGMNKTPRLPKLLSAEDYVMIKNESLANNGLAPQFFLGTNPDGSTLRTKWYDYVYQTGISHNHNLSISGGSPTTHYFFSGNYSNQTGFLKKNTFERGGTRFNIDHKLMKNVTIGANVSYTNTLNNNLTSGFDNAFGLNNLVRMSMVLPPNVSPFNPDGSYNTNGAGLGAGPNGILTGYYNPLPQLEHDKFTSESKSFIGNVFLEWQIVKGLTGKINYALNDLNTVNMGFNNPYQAGGFAPNGSATNSNGVNRRSDVLGQLTYDKTFGKHHVNAFGVYQEIYTKTTSWGVTRQNLNDRFYESFFGSYATVSGSTSNYTEVGLKSFLGSFSYDYDKKYLFSASIRRDGFSSLAQKWGNFPAVSVGWNIAEEDFFKNSGLGKTISTLKLKGGYGLTGNSSGVATYAYASLYSSGVYGGLSALSPSQIGNSELSWETSKKTDVGLTVGLWNNRVTIDADYYDNNNDNLILNVPQAASKGIPGNSLTRNIGSLYNRGLEFNIEAHIIDKGKFRWTSSFNISTLSNKVTSLAPGVNDLWTSGLETSNITRVGYPLGAMYVVKTTGVNPANGLRMYENRNGQTVQYNPRTSGWTYLDGTVAPTLDAYGDGVIMGTTLPKYYGGFNNNFTYGNFDLTLNFTYSGGNLIYNGTKGTLLDNRFFNNQTDILRRWTTPGQITDIPKLHYNDQIASGSVLMNSYNVEDGTFIKMNYAAIGYRLPAKLLSKAGISSMRIYATGGNFLLYTKYTGSDPEVSANGDSSTGAGRDKNSLPAGKTFTFGLSVGF